In bacterium, the following proteins share a genomic window:
- the purD gene encoding phosphoribosylamine--glycine ligase → MKLLIVGGGGREHSLLWKLAQDDPQGERFSAPGNAGMSELSTCLPLKAEAITQLADFAEKERIEFTVVGPEAPLVAGIVDEFKRRNLKIFGPDSRSALLEGSKVFAKELMWEHKIPTASFEVFDEAEKAREYIEKVGAPIVVKADGLCAGKGSIVCRSKDAAFQAVEDILEKKVFGSAGDRIVIEEMLEGEEASFMLLSDGDYLLPLQPAQDYKRAYDNDEGPNTGGMGSYSPVPAFPPSFQEEVLEKIAYPTIRAMQERGTPFVGLLYIGLMLTKEGPKVLEFNVRFGDPETQCVLPRMEGNLLEALIACEEGRLREVKMKWKDDKCICVVIASQGYPGKYETGKEIKGLEDVRDCIVFHAGTKREDGKILTAGGRVLGVVGMGRTFKEARQKTYEAIGKIKFDNMFYRKDIAKRVEE, encoded by the coding sequence TTGAAGCTTCTCATAGTTGGCGGAGGAGGAAGAGAACATTCTCTTCTATGGAAACTGGCGCAGGATGACCCCCAAGGGGAAAGATTCTCCGCTCCCGGAAACGCTGGGATGTCGGAGTTATCAACCTGCCTTCCGTTGAAGGCTGAGGCAATAACCCAGCTCGCCGATTTCGCCGAGAAAGAAAGAATAGAATTCACGGTAGTAGGTCCTGAAGCTCCCCTCGTTGCGGGAATTGTGGATGAGTTCAAGAGGAGGAACCTAAAGATATTCGGTCCCGATTCCCGGTCCGCTCTCCTTGAAGGAAGCAAGGTATTCGCTAAGGAGCTTATGTGGGAGCATAAAATCCCCACTGCATCCTTTGAGGTCTTTGATGAAGCGGAAAAGGCAAGGGAATACATAGAAAAGGTAGGTGCCCCTATAGTGGTAAAAGCTGACGGGCTATGCGCCGGCAAAGGTTCCATAGTCTGTCGTAGCAAGGACGCAGCCTTCCAAGCTGTTGAGGATATCTTGGAGAAAAAGGTTTTTGGCTCCGCTGGGGATAGGATTGTTATAGAAGAAATGTTGGAGGGAGAAGAGGCGTCTTTTATGCTTCTTTCAGATGGCGATTACCTTCTACCCCTTCAGCCCGCTCAGGATTACAAGAGAGCATACGATAACGATGAGGGACCAAACACGGGTGGAATGGGCTCATATAGCCCCGTTCCCGCTTTCCCTCCCAGCTTTCAGGAGGAGGTATTGGAAAAGATTGCATATCCCACTATTAGGGCAATGCAGGAGAGAGGAACTCCCTTCGTTGGTCTTTTATATATAGGGCTTATGCTGACGAAGGAAGGTCCAAAGGTTTTGGAGTTCAATGTCCGTTTCGGAGACCCTGAGACGCAGTGCGTTTTGCCCAGGATGGAAGGAAATCTCTTGGAAGCTTTGATAGCTTGCGAGGAAGGTCGCTTGAGGGAAGTGAAGATGAAATGGAAGGATGATAAGTGCATCTGTGTGGTTATTGCCTCCCAGGGCTATCCCGGGAAATACGAGACGGGTAAGGAGATAAAAGGATTGGAGGATGTGAGGGATTGTATCGTTTTCCATGCGGGGACGAAGAGGGAGGATGGGAAAATTTTAACGGCGGGAGGCAGGGTTTTAGGAGTTGTGGGAATGGGGAGGACATTTAAAGAGGCAAGACAGAAAACCTACGAAGCTATAGGAAAGATAAAGTTTGATAACATGTTTTATAGAAAGGATATAGCTAAGAGAGTGGAGGAGTAA
- the dnaB gene encoding replicative DNA helicase: MKEDTLLGKLPPQSLEAERGVLGSLLMDPSTLPKALEILQPNDFYWDAHQIIYKAILALEGRAEPVDIVTVAEELRRGGNLDKVGGVEYLQLLLESVPTSAYIEHYARIVQEKSTLRNLITASQEITAMAYSEQEEVDRILDKAEGLIFQVGQKRISRTFEPLKPVLEEEFERLDELYHKRKLTTGLPTGFRSLDLITAGFQKSDLIILAGRPSTGKTALALNFAEHIAVKLKIPVGIFSLEMSKAQIAQRMLCSYARVNQHFFRTGSLKPDDWGRIISAISELSNAPIYIDDTPAQTTLEMRAKTRRLMSEVDLGLLIIDYLQLIRYEGRAENRNQEISAIARSLKALAREFNIPVIALSQLSRRVEMREDKRPMLSDLRDSGSIEAEADVVMLIYRPSIYEKKEKKSTLELEEELEDKGKEEVETVEIDVAKHRSGPTDIAKLLFLPAYTRFEEIETRYTEEDYIPEEE; the protein is encoded by the coding sequence ATGAAAGAAGATACCCTTCTCGGAAAGCTACCGCCGCAAAGCCTGGAAGCTGAGAGGGGAGTGCTTGGCTCTCTCCTTATGGACCCATCAACCCTACCCAAGGCGCTGGAAATCCTTCAGCCAAACGACTTTTATTGGGATGCCCATCAAATAATTTATAAAGCAATCCTTGCCTTGGAGGGGAGGGCTGAACCGGTGGACATTGTAACAGTCGCCGAGGAGCTCAGACGAGGGGGAAATCTTGATAAGGTTGGAGGGGTGGAATATCTTCAGCTTCTTTTAGAATCCGTGCCGACCTCCGCTTATATAGAGCATTATGCCAGAATCGTCCAAGAGAAATCAACGCTAAGAAACCTAATAACAGCCTCTCAAGAAATAACCGCAATGGCTTATAGTGAGCAGGAGGAAGTAGACAGGATATTGGATAAAGCGGAAGGATTGATATTTCAGGTTGGTCAAAAGAGGATTTCAAGGACTTTTGAGCCTCTCAAACCGGTATTGGAGGAGGAATTTGAACGCCTTGACGAGCTGTATCATAAAAGAAAGCTCACCACTGGATTGCCGACGGGCTTTCGCTCTCTTGACTTGATAACCGCTGGTTTTCAGAAATCGGATTTGATAATCCTGGCGGGAAGACCGAGCACGGGCAAAACAGCTTTAGCCCTCAACTTCGCCGAACACATAGCGGTGAAGCTGAAGATTCCCGTTGGAATCTTCAGCTTGGAGATGTCAAAGGCACAGATAGCGCAAAGGATGCTATGCAGTTATGCGAGAGTCAATCAGCACTTTTTCAGAACAGGTTCACTCAAGCCAGATGATTGGGGGAGAATAATAAGCGCTATCTCAGAGCTCTCTAATGCGCCCATTTATATTGACGACACACCTGCCCAAACAACCCTTGAGATGCGAGCGAAGACGAGAAGATTGATGAGCGAGGTTGACCTCGGTCTTCTCATCATAGATTATCTCCAACTTATACGCTATGAGGGAAGGGCGGAGAACCGCAATCAGGAAATCTCCGCTATCGCTCGTTCCCTTAAAGCTTTAGCAAGAGAATTCAATATACCCGTCATCGCCCTCTCGCAACTATCCCGTAGAGTTGAGATGAGAGAGGATAAACGTCCCATGCTTTCAGACCTGCGGGATTCAGGCTCAATTGAAGCGGAAGCTGATGTCGTTATGCTCATTTATCGCCCGAGCATATACGAGAAGAAGGAAAAGAAGTCAACTTTGGAGTTAGAGGAGGAATTGGAGGATAAAGGGAAGGAAGAGGTTGAAACGGTTGAGATAGATGTGGCAAAGCACAGGAGCGGTCCCACGGACATCGCGAAACTCCTCTTTCTTCCCGCTTACACTCGCTTTGAAGAAATTGAAACTCGTTACACAGAAGAAGATTATATCCCAGAGGAGGAATGA
- a CDS encoding 50S ribosomal protein L9 produces the protein MKVLLIKDVPGLGKQGEIKNVSDGYARNYLIPRGLAEEVTEGVLKSVEQRLRELRKKEERLRKQVEEAIEKLKGEYLLIPVAMGKEGKLFGSVGNKDIAQALAERGIEVDRKDIELEAPLKHIGVYKVPIRMPTGQRVEITVELVPKE, from the coding sequence ATGAAAGTTCTTCTCATCAAAGATGTGCCCGGCTTAGGAAAGCAAGGAGAAATAAAGAATGTCTCGGATGGATATGCCCGTAATTACCTCATTCCTCGTGGTCTTGCGGAGGAAGTCACGGAAGGAGTTTTGAAATCCGTTGAGCAAAGGCTACGAGAGCTGAGAAAGAAGGAAGAAAGGCTTAGGAAACAAGTAGAGGAGGCAATTGAAAAGCTAAAGGGTGAATATCTCCTCATTCCCGTCGCTATGGGGAAAGAGGGAAAGCTTTTTGGTTCAGTGGGAAACAAAGATATTGCTCAAGCATTGGCGGAGAGAGGAATAGAGGTTGACAGGAAGGATATAGAGCTTGAAGCGCCCCTTAAGCATATCGGGGTCTATAAAGTTCCCATTAGGATGCCGACGGGGCAGAGGGTTGAGATAACTGTTGAGCTTGTTCCCAAGGAGTAA
- the folK gene encoding 2-amino-4-hydroxy-6-hydroxymethyldihydropteridine diphosphokinase → MAIVYLLLGSNQGDKLGNLRRAISLLTEEGIRIGKISSIYESSPWGYEQQEDFLNLALEVETDLSPLELLELIKDIERRMGRKPTFRWGPRNIDIDILIYDDISFSHPSLIIPHPHLKERLFALLPLQEIAPNILLPDGSSPFEEIERLEKEQKVIKLPVKIL, encoded by the coding sequence ATAGCCATAGTTTACCTCCTCCTCGGCTCAAACCAAGGAGATAAACTGGGAAACCTGAGGAGGGCTATAAGCCTTCTTACGGAGGAAGGAATTCGGATTGGAAAGATTTCCTCAATTTATGAATCTTCTCCTTGGGGGTATGAGCAGCAGGAGGATTTCCTTAATCTGGCTCTTGAGGTGGAGACTGACCTTTCGCCTCTGGAATTACTGGAACTCATAAAAGACATAGAGAGGAGAATGGGACGCAAGCCGACATTCCGCTGGGGTCCGCGCAACATAGACATAGATATCCTGATTTACGACGATATCTCCTTTTCCCATCCCTCTCTCATCATTCCTCATCCCCATCTAAAGGAACGCCTCTTCGCCCTTTTACCTCTCCAAGAAATCGCTCCTAACATCCTCCTTCCCGACGGCTCCTCTCCCTTTGAGGAGATTGAGAGGCTAGAGAAAGAGCAAAAAGTGATAAAGCTTCCCGTTAAAATTCTTTAA
- a CDS encoding ROK family protein, with translation MLYIGCDVGGTNIRSAVVDENGRILGEAKMRALMEKGAKVVLGQIIDSFLEAISRARAKREDIRAVGIAMAGQHDSKAGICIFSPNFGWENVPVISSLQEEFPVPMFLGNDVNLATLGEWKYGAGKGYKWVVMITLGTGIGGGAVLDGKLMLGATEMFAEVGHMTILPNGPRCGCGNHGCWEALAGRDAIVRRAVLKLQEGRKSSLSEIVKYNWRELNPEIIANEAYKGDEVAKEVIEETGYWVGIGVANLINIFNPEVFIIGGRIAQAGELLFGAIERTVKARGLSASWGPCKILPAALGDDAGVMGAVAFARERLGEEA, from the coding sequence ATGCTTTATATCGGCTGCGATGTAGGAGGAACGAATATCCGCTCAGCTGTAGTTGATGAGAACGGGCGGATTCTTGGAGAAGCGAAGATGCGCGCCCTTATGGAAAAGGGAGCGAAAGTGGTATTAGGGCAGATAATTGACTCCTTTCTGGAAGCAATCTCTCGGGCAAGAGCTAAGAGGGAAGATATAAGGGCGGTTGGAATAGCTATGGCGGGTCAACACGACTCCAAGGCGGGCATCTGTATCTTCTCCCCTAACTTCGGCTGGGAGAATGTCCCCGTCATTTCATCCTTGCAGGAAGAATTTCCCGTTCCGATGTTTTTGGGAAACGATGTAAACCTGGCTACGCTTGGCGAATGGAAATATGGCGCCGGCAAGGGTTATAAGTGGGTAGTTATGATAACTCTGGGAACAGGGATAGGAGGAGGGGCAGTGCTTGATGGAAAGCTTATGCTGGGTGCAACGGAGATGTTCGCAGAGGTGGGGCATATGACGATATTGCCCAATGGTCCTCGCTGTGGCTGCGGAAATCACGGGTGCTGGGAAGCTTTGGCGGGAAGAGATGCCATAGTAAGGAGAGCAGTTTTAAAATTGCAGGAGGGAAGGAAATCTTCCCTTTCCGAGATTGTTAAATACAATTGGCGTGAGCTAAACCCCGAGATAATCGCGAACGAGGCTTACAAGGGAGACGAGGTAGCGAAAGAGGTAATTGAGGAAACGGGTTATTGGGTTGGCATCGGGGTAGCTAACCTTATAAATATCTTTAATCCAGAGGTCTTCATAATTGGCGGTCGCATTGCACAGGCGGGAGAACTTCTATTCGGAGCGATAGAGAGAACAGTGAAGGCAAGGGGATTATCGGCTTCTTGGGGTCCGTGCAAGATATTGCCAGCAGCACTTGGCGATGACGCTGGCGTCATGGGAGCAGTTGCCTTCGCTAGAGAAAGGTTGGGAGAAGAGGCATAG
- a CDS encoding carbohydrate binding family 9 domain-containing protein has translation MILCLSQVFGSDKVINLKRVSQPPRVDALFDDECWGEVEWIDDFVQSEPIRKAPPSERTEFKVVQYKNDLYFAVKCYDRRPSEITALQKKEDGGMGSDDWFEIMIDTYLDRRNFYSFCFNPMGTKRDEKWGNLEWDGDWEVVAKVTDEGWVAELRISLIPLAFPRRGEGYFGINFKRNIRRLREENIWSFTMDVPNRVDDFGLIGPIDFSSIPFNSRLETLLYGVGGFGVDTSWHMGLDATKFLTPDFKCALTLFPDYSDIEAVYESIDITYTERWLPEKRPFFTEGSEFFGTFYSRRIDKFDLGFKAFGKQGKNQIGFLNCARFSPFRNDTILNISHNPTHQSSIIMTIQSRLEEDHKNIVLAGGGGGGTSEYSFGAFYGVSLTEPGENGFITHIDCWKRLGERSGLFVGYSAMSPNFTADIQYLPEKGVKGMNGGFYHFNISPRGLRWWEAYGVNVEYSKLDFWTGGLKAENKSVNFYLGLRGDWFFSLGRSISFYSPFPSFPTPFRDHFTSFSLGAGSPEKRYGWGFSYGKGVRMNQSYKFASGSIGRQLMNDKLNISLNFEKRWVGLGNGWQTAQQWWGSIAYDIGREFWFVIRIYGLKDDESHHNISAVVRRRGGEKRDFYLVIGDPLGTEFKERIAIKYIFPL, from the coding sequence TTGATACTGTGCTTATCACAAGTTTTTGGAAGTGATAAGGTCATAAATCTGAAAAGGGTCTCTCAACCCCCGCGTGTGGATGCGCTCTTTGATGACGAATGTTGGGGAGAAGTGGAATGGATTGACGATTTCGTTCAATCTGAACCTATAAGAAAAGCACCTCCCTCCGAACGAACCGAGTTCAAGGTAGTGCAATATAAAAATGACCTCTATTTCGCTGTTAAATGCTACGATAGACGCCCCTCAGAAATCACCGCCCTTCAGAAGAAGGAGGATGGGGGGATGGGTTCGGATGATTGGTTTGAGATAATGATTGATACCTACCTGGACAGGAGAAATTTCTATTCCTTCTGCTTTAATCCGATGGGAACGAAGAGGGATGAGAAATGGGGAAATCTGGAGTGGGATGGAGATTGGGAAGTTGTGGCGAAGGTAACTGACGAAGGGTGGGTTGCTGAGTTGAGGATATCCCTTATCCCTTTGGCTTTCCCGAGAAGGGGAGAGGGTTATTTCGGTATAAACTTTAAAAGAAACATAAGGAGGTTAAGAGAGGAAAACATCTGGTCCTTCACAATGGATGTGCCTAACAGAGTGGACGACTTTGGTTTGATTGGTCCGATAGATTTCTCCTCCATTCCTTTCAACTCTCGGTTGGAGACGCTTTTATACGGAGTTGGTGGCTTTGGAGTGGATACGAGTTGGCATATGGGTTTGGATGCTACCAAGTTTCTCACTCCCGATTTCAAGTGCGCTCTTACTCTTTTCCCCGATTACTCAGATATTGAGGCTGTATACGAGAGCATAGATATAACTTACACTGAAAGGTGGCTTCCCGAGAAGCGTCCCTTCTTCACGGAAGGGAGCGAGTTTTTCGGGACTTTTTATTCCCGAAGAATAGATAAATTCGACCTCGGCTTCAAGGCTTTCGGGAAGCAGGGAAAGAACCAAATAGGTTTCCTAAATTGCGCTCGCTTTTCCCCCTTTCGCAACGATACCATCTTGAATATTTCCCACAATCCAACCCACCAGTCTTCAATTATTATGACTATCCAAAGCAGATTAGAGGAAGACCATAAAAATATAGTACTTGCAGGTGGCGGAGGTGGAGGGACAAGCGAATATTCGTTTGGTGCCTTTTATGGCGTTTCCCTAACCGAGCCGGGCGAGAACGGGTTTATAACACACATTGACTGCTGGAAAAGGCTTGGTGAAAGAAGTGGACTTTTTGTAGGTTACAGCGCTATGAGCCCTAATTTTACAGCCGATATTCAATACTTACCGGAAAAAGGTGTGAAAGGGATGAATGGAGGGTTTTATCATTTTAATATCTCCCCCAGAGGGTTGAGATGGTGGGAAGCCTATGGGGTAAATGTAGAATATTCAAAGCTTGATTTCTGGACTGGTGGACTGAAGGCGGAGAATAAGTCGGTTAATTTCTATCTCGGTTTGAGGGGAGATTGGTTTTTCAGCCTCGGTCGCAGCATCTCCTTCTACTCCCCCTTCCCGTCCTTTCCAACTCCCTTTAGAGACCACTTTACCTCCTTTTCCCTTGGTGCGGGCTCGCCGGAGAAAAGATATGGTTGGGGTTTCAGCTACGGAAAAGGAGTTCGGATGAATCAATCATATAAATTCGCCTCAGGGAGTATCGGGCGCCAGCTTATGAATGACAAGCTCAACATCAGCCTGAATTTTGAGAAGAGGTGGGTAGGGCTGGGGAATGGATGGCAGACAGCTCAGCAATGGTGGGGCTCAATTGCCTACGATATAGGGAGGGAATTCTGGTTTGTCATTAGGATTTATGGTCTAAAGGACGACGAAAGTCATCATAACATAAGCGCGGTTGTAAGGAGGAGAGGTGGAGAGAAGAGGGATTTTTATTTAGTTATAGGAGACCCTCTGGGAACGGAGTTCAAGGAGAGAATCGCCATAAAATACATCTTTCCCTTGTGA
- a CDS encoding NTP transferase domain-containing protein encodes MKAIIMAGGEGTRLRPLTVHRPKPLVPVGGKPIMLHIIELLKKHGFEEAIATVHYLADEIEGYFGDGKEFGFSLRYSVEDIPLGTAGSVKKAAETFNINDTLLVLSGDSLTDIDLSKAIAFHKDRGALVTIVLSRVSNPLEYGVVIVDESGRIQRFLEKPSGDEAFSDTVNTGIYIIEPEVLSYIGDQQFVDFSQNLFPKLLQEGKPLYGFISNGYWCDVGNHTTYMEANFDILYGKVNVILDGEEIKPGVVIGEGVELGEVEIQPPVYIGRHTRFEGRGKIVGPAVIGEENVFQEEVKVEKCVIWDKVFIGRSANLFGCIVAEKTIVGDRTKIEEGAIIGDRCNLEQDVIVRPFVKIWPDKIVERNSTVTMSLVWGGKWYGSLFRRYGIAGISNLEITPEYATKLGGAFGSIFPKGSWVAVSRDSSQTARMIKRAFISGLLSAGINVMNLQAMIIPITRFTIRTQSMVGGAHIRMVPYHSSLLTIELFDERGIEIPPSTQRKLESFFFREDIRRVRDHEVGTIEYSTRVVEAYREALLSHLDESLISSRRFKIVIDYAYGRTSLVLPSILGRMGLEVVALNPFVDPIRAPRYPEDRDRMINELKSTVTALKADLGVFFEHSGGETLSIVSPDGEVIEGFKLLLFFAKLLYETGNKGDIATYIFAPSAIDEVAQRYGGKVIRTRPLPRSLLEASRLALLGGNETGGLVFPKFQPAFDAIFALGMILQCLAKTEAEVPDILKELPDFHLKYATVPCSWQEKGRVVRILLQELGTASEYGILVKEASNRWVLILPDVSESYFHIWVEGETEEEAESLLKEKRDKVEMLISVQSTPL; translated from the coding sequence ATGAAGGCTATTATAATGGCAGGCGGCGAAGGAACTAGGCTGAGACCCTTAACCGTCCATCGTCCAAAGCCGCTCGTTCCCGTGGGTGGAAAACCGATAATGCTACACATAATAGAGCTTTTGAAGAAGCACGGCTTTGAGGAGGCAATAGCGACCGTCCACTACTTGGCGGACGAAATAGAAGGATATTTTGGAGACGGAAAGGAATTCGGCTTTTCCCTTCGTTATTCCGTTGAGGATATCCCCTTGGGAACGGCGGGAAGTGTAAAGAAGGCGGCTGAGACATTCAATATAAATGATACGCTCCTTGTACTAAGCGGTGATTCCCTTACGGATATAGACTTAAGCAAGGCTATTGCCTTCCATAAAGATAGAGGGGCTTTAGTCACTATAGTCCTTTCAAGGGTTTCCAATCCCTTGGAATATGGGGTCGTTATAGTGGATGAGAGCGGTAGAATTCAGAGATTTTTGGAGAAACCATCGGGAGATGAGGCTTTTTCCGACACAGTGAACACGGGAATTTACATTATTGAGCCAGAGGTTCTTTCCTATATCGGGGACCAGCAGTTCGTTGATTTCTCTCAGAATCTCTTCCCCAAGCTACTTCAGGAGGGGAAGCCTCTTTATGGGTTTATTAGCAATGGTTATTGGTGCGATGTAGGAAATCATACCACTTATATGGAAGCTAATTTTGATATCCTTTATGGGAAGGTAAATGTCATCCTTGACGGCGAAGAGATTAAACCCGGTGTTGTTATTGGAGAGGGCGTGGAGTTAGGGGAGGTGGAGATACAACCTCCCGTTTACATAGGCAGACATACGAGGTTTGAAGGAAGAGGGAAGATAGTCGGTCCTGCGGTGATAGGGGAGGAGAATGTTTTTCAGGAGGAAGTAAAGGTTGAGAAGTGCGTGATTTGGGATAAGGTTTTCATCGGGCGTTCGGCAAATCTTTTCGGATGTATCGTAGCCGAAAAGACGATAGTAGGGGATAGGACGAAGATAGAGGAGGGAGCGATAATAGGAGACCGCTGCAATTTAGAACAGGATGTGATAGTGCGTCCCTTCGTTAAGATTTGGCCTGATAAGATAGTGGAGAGAAACTCAACTGTGACGATGAGTTTGGTTTGGGGAGGGAAATGGTATGGCAGTCTGTTTAGAAGATACGGGATTGCCGGAATAAGCAACTTAGAGATAACTCCGGAGTATGCAACCAAGCTCGGAGGAGCCTTTGGGAGTATCTTTCCCAAAGGAAGTTGGGTTGCGGTGAGCAGGGATTCCTCCCAGACGGCAAGGATGATAAAGAGGGCTTTCATCTCTGGGCTTCTTTCCGCTGGCATAAATGTGATGAATCTACAAGCCATGATTATCCCGATAACCCGTTTCACCATAAGAACACAAAGTATGGTTGGAGGGGCTCATATAAGGATGGTCCCCTATCATAGCTCTCTTCTCACAATAGAGCTGTTTGATGAAAGGGGCATAGAGATTCCTCCATCAACCCAAAGGAAGTTGGAGAGCTTCTTCTTCCGTGAGGACATAAGGAGAGTGAGGGACCACGAAGTTGGGACGATAGAGTATTCAACTCGTGTAGTTGAAGCTTATAGAGAGGCGCTCCTTTCCCATTTGGACGAGAGCCTGATTTCCTCTCGCCGGTTCAAAATAGTTATTGATTACGCTTACGGAAGGACATCCCTCGTTCTTCCTTCCATCCTTGGGAGAATGGGATTGGAGGTTGTAGCCCTTAATCCCTTCGTCGACCCCATACGGGCTCCTCGTTATCCAGAGGATAGGGATAGAATGATTAACGAGTTAAAAAGTACTGTAACGGCTTTAAAGGCTGATTTAGGTGTTTTCTTTGAGCATAGCGGAGGCGAAACCCTCTCTATCGTATCGCCCGATGGGGAGGTGATAGAGGGTTTTAAGCTTCTTCTCTTCTTCGCCAAGCTTCTTTACGAGACAGGGAACAAAGGAGATATAGCCACATATATCTTTGCCCCGAGCGCTATAGATGAAGTTGCTCAGCGTTATGGAGGGAAGGTTATCAGGACTCGTCCCTTGCCTCGCAGTCTTTTAGAGGCCTCAAGGCTCGCATTGTTGGGAGGAAATGAAACCGGTGGATTGGTTTTCCCCAAATTCCAGCCCGCTTTTGATGCGATTTTCGCCCTGGGGATGATACTTCAGTGCCTCGCTAAAACGGAAGCTGAGGTTCCAGATATCCTCAAAGAGCTTCCCGATTTCCACTTGAAATACGCAACAGTTCCCTGCTCCTGGCAGGAGAAGGGAAGAGTGGTGCGTATTTTGCTTCAAGAATTGGGGACCGCCTCCGAATATGGGATATTAGTTAAAGAGGCATCAAATAGATGGGTTCTAATCCTTCCCGATGTATCAGAGTCATATTTCCACATCTGGGTGGAGGGGGAAACCGAAGAGGAAGCGGAATCTCTTCTAAAGGAAAAGCGAGATAAAGTTGAGATGCTCATATCTGTTCAATCCACACCTCTATGA